From the Gemmatimonadales bacterium genome, the window TCCGGGCTTCACGGGCTCAGGGCCGGGCCACTGGCAGAGCATCTGGGAGCGTGCGCACCCGGCGTACCGGCGGGTTCGGCAGCGCGACTGGGACCAACCGGAGCCGACCGAGTGGGTGGCGGCTCTGGACCAGGCCGTGCGTGCGATCCCGGGCAGGGTCTTCCTCGTGGGGCACAGTCTCGGCTGCATCGCGATCGCGAAATGGGCGGTGGACCGGGAGCCCGGCGAGGTGGTCGGCGCGATGCTCGTGGCCCCGAGCGACGTCGAAGCGGGCACCGCTCCACCGGAAGTGAGGTGCTTTGCGCCGATTCCCCTGGAGCGGCTCTCCTTCGACTCGCTGGTGGTCAGCAGCAGCAACGATCCTCTGGTCACCCCGGAGCGAGCGG encodes:
- a CDS encoding alpha/beta hydrolase, encoding MGCTILMVPGFTGSGPGHWQSIWERAHPAYRRVRQRDWDQPEPTEWVAALDQAVRAIPGRVFLVGHSLGCIAIAKWAVDREPGEVVGAMLVAPSDVEAGTAPPEVRCFAPIPLERLSFDSLVVSSSNDPLVTPERAARFAQAWGSRLISIGPAGHIHTAAGYGPWPEGHALMREMLGPAERPA